In one Rutidosis leptorrhynchoides isolate AG116_Rl617_1_P2 chromosome 8, CSIRO_AGI_Rlap_v1, whole genome shotgun sequence genomic region, the following are encoded:
- the LOC139862378 gene encoding uncharacterized GPI-anchored protein At1g61900-like isoform X2, protein MDCVKGATLLKGSSGLRLFLLMIFLLTISLSKFLYVIGENLPPASQLVSLPSSGIFQPIEISPSALPTYPFPLKNLPPMYPTFPKTYKPVLTGRCPFNFSSISDIIEKTASDCTLLLAPLVGNVICCPQFASSLHIFQGHYGNNNSDSLVLQNTTADDCFSDIVEVLASRGANSSVPAMCSFKSSNLTGGSCPVKDIHTFEKIVNTSKLLEACSVIDPLKECCRSVCQPAIMEAAFQISSSQSVVGENVETGLSTHIGVLSDCKGVVYSWLSRKLPLEVADSSFRILSACKVNKVCPLELNQPVEVIKACRNAAGPSPSCCSSLNSYIAGVQRQMLITNRQAIICASFLGSMLRKGGVLTNVYELCDVDLKDFSLQVSYGEEGCLLRSFPDDVVYDNTSGFSFTCDLSDNIAAPWPSSSSMASFSLCAPEMSLPALPTSETVYHGCNSFLLDLLIIVFALFIVPLNDYH, encoded by the exons ATGGATTGTGTCAAGGGTGCCACTCTTCTCAAGG GTTCATCGGGCCTTCGTCTCTTTCTGTTAATGATTTTTCTCTTAACGATCTCATTATCCAAATTTTTGTATGTAATTGGTGAAAATCTGCCACCTGCATCTCAACTCGTTAGTCTTCCTAGTTCCGGAATCTTCCAACCTATAGAAATATCCCCTTCAGCTTTACCAACTTACCCCTTTCCTTTAAAGAACTTGCCACCTATGTACccaacctttccaaaaacatacaaACCGGTCCTGACCGGTAGATGCCCGTTTAATTTTTCTTCTATTTCAGATATCATAGAAAAAACCGCATCCGATTGTACTTTACTTTTAGCACCACTCGTGGGAAATGTCATATGTTGCCCACAATTCGCTAGTTCACTTCACATATTTCAGGGGCATTATGGTAATAATAATTCCGATAGCTTAGTTCTTCAAAATACCACTGCTGATGATTGTTTCTCAGATATAGTAGAAGTTTTAGCAAGCAGAGGTGCAAACAGTTCGGTCCCGGCTATGTGTTCATTTAAGTCGTCAAATTTGACCGGAGGTTCGTGTCCTGTAAAGGATATACATACGTTTGAGAAAATTGTAAACACGAGTAAATTATTGGAGGCTTGTAGTGTAATTGATCCTCTTAAAGAGTGTTGCAGATCGGTTTGTCAACCTGCAATTATGGAAGCTGCGTttcaaatttcttcatcacaatcagTAGTTGGTGAAAATGTGGAAACGGGTTTATCGACTCATATTGGCGTTTTAAGTGATTGCAAGGGGGTTGTGTATTCATGGCTTTCAAGGAAACTTCCATTAGAAGTTGCAGATTCTTCTTTTAGAATATTATCTGCCTGTAAAGTTAACAAAG TTTGCCCTTTGGAGTTAAATCAGCCAGTTGAGGTGATAAAAGCTTGTCGAAATGCGGCTGGTCCCAGTCCTTCGTGTTGTAGCTCATTGAATTCCTACATTGCGGGTGTACAAAGGCAAATGTTAATAACAAACAGACAAGCAATAATATGTGCATCGTTTTTGGGGTCCATGTTACGCAAAGGCGGAGTACTAACAAACGTTTATGAACTTTGTGATGTTGACTTGAAAGATTTTAGCCTCCAAG TATCTTATGGAGAAGAAG GGTGTCTACTTAGAAGCTTTCCTGATGACGTGGTATACGACAATACAAGTGGATTCAGCTTTACATGCGACTTAAGTGACAATATTGCTGCTCCATGGCCTTCATCATCATCTATGGCATCTTTCTCTCTTTGTGCTCCTG AGATGTCATTACCAGCACTACCAACATCAGAGACGGTATATCATG GGTGCAACAGTTTTCTTTTGGATCTCCTTATAATCGTGTTTGCACTTTTTATAGTTCCTCTAAATGATTATCATTAG
- the LOC139862378 gene encoding uncharacterized GPI-anchored protein At1g61900-like isoform X1 — MDCVKGATLLKGILFFISNCSSGLRLFLLMIFLLTISLSKFLYVIGENLPPASQLVSLPSSGIFQPIEISPSALPTYPFPLKNLPPMYPTFPKTYKPVLTGRCPFNFSSISDIIEKTASDCTLLLAPLVGNVICCPQFASSLHIFQGHYGNNNSDSLVLQNTTADDCFSDIVEVLASRGANSSVPAMCSFKSSNLTGGSCPVKDIHTFEKIVNTSKLLEACSVIDPLKECCRSVCQPAIMEAAFQISSSQSVVGENVETGLSTHIGVLSDCKGVVYSWLSRKLPLEVADSSFRILSACKVNKVCPLELNQPVEVIKACRNAAGPSPSCCSSLNSYIAGVQRQMLITNRQAIICASFLGSMLRKGGVLTNVYELCDVDLKDFSLQVSYGEEGCLLRSFPDDVVYDNTSGFSFTCDLSDNIAAPWPSSSSMASFSLCAPEMSLPALPTSETVYHGCNSFLLDLLIIVFALFIVPLNDYH; from the exons ATGGATTGTGTCAAGGGTGCCACTCTTCTCAAGGGTATCTTATTCTTCATATCAAATT GTTCATCGGGCCTTCGTCTCTTTCTGTTAATGATTTTTCTCTTAACGATCTCATTATCCAAATTTTTGTATGTAATTGGTGAAAATCTGCCACCTGCATCTCAACTCGTTAGTCTTCCTAGTTCCGGAATCTTCCAACCTATAGAAATATCCCCTTCAGCTTTACCAACTTACCCCTTTCCTTTAAAGAACTTGCCACCTATGTACccaacctttccaaaaacatacaaACCGGTCCTGACCGGTAGATGCCCGTTTAATTTTTCTTCTATTTCAGATATCATAGAAAAAACCGCATCCGATTGTACTTTACTTTTAGCACCACTCGTGGGAAATGTCATATGTTGCCCACAATTCGCTAGTTCACTTCACATATTTCAGGGGCATTATGGTAATAATAATTCCGATAGCTTAGTTCTTCAAAATACCACTGCTGATGATTGTTTCTCAGATATAGTAGAAGTTTTAGCAAGCAGAGGTGCAAACAGTTCGGTCCCGGCTATGTGTTCATTTAAGTCGTCAAATTTGACCGGAGGTTCGTGTCCTGTAAAGGATATACATACGTTTGAGAAAATTGTAAACACGAGTAAATTATTGGAGGCTTGTAGTGTAATTGATCCTCTTAAAGAGTGTTGCAGATCGGTTTGTCAACCTGCAATTATGGAAGCTGCGTttcaaatttcttcatcacaatcagTAGTTGGTGAAAATGTGGAAACGGGTTTATCGACTCATATTGGCGTTTTAAGTGATTGCAAGGGGGTTGTGTATTCATGGCTTTCAAGGAAACTTCCATTAGAAGTTGCAGATTCTTCTTTTAGAATATTATCTGCCTGTAAAGTTAACAAAG TTTGCCCTTTGGAGTTAAATCAGCCAGTTGAGGTGATAAAAGCTTGTCGAAATGCGGCTGGTCCCAGTCCTTCGTGTTGTAGCTCATTGAATTCCTACATTGCGGGTGTACAAAGGCAAATGTTAATAACAAACAGACAAGCAATAATATGTGCATCGTTTTTGGGGTCCATGTTACGCAAAGGCGGAGTACTAACAAACGTTTATGAACTTTGTGATGTTGACTTGAAAGATTTTAGCCTCCAAG TATCTTATGGAGAAGAAG GGTGTCTACTTAGAAGCTTTCCTGATGACGTGGTATACGACAATACAAGTGGATTCAGCTTTACATGCGACTTAAGTGACAATATTGCTGCTCCATGGCCTTCATCATCATCTATGGCATCTTTCTCTCTTTGTGCTCCTG AGATGTCATTACCAGCACTACCAACATCAGAGACGGTATATCATG GGTGCAACAGTTTTCTTTTGGATCTCCTTATAATCGTGTTTGCACTTTTTATAGTTCCTCTAAATGATTATCATTAG